The Candidatus Zixiibacteriota bacterium region GACCTGCTGACCGAAAACCGCATTTTCCGCAACCGGACTATTGGAGTCGGCAAACTCACCAAAGAAGATGCGATGACTTACAGTTTGACAGGCCCGATGATCCGAGGATGCGGGATTCCCTACGATCTGCGCAAAGCGATACCATATAGTTCATACGATAAATTTGATTTCGAGATTCCTACACGCGAGGAAGGTGATGTCTTCGCGAGGTACCAGGTCCGGGTGGAGGAGATGTATCAATCGCTCCGTATCACCCAGCAGGCGATTGATGGCATGCCGGAGGGTGATTTTCGGGCCAACGTACCCGGTGTTGTGCTTCCACCGAAAGATAAAGTCTTGACTGAAATGGAAGCGCTGATCTTCCATTTCAAAATCATCACCGAAGGATTCCATCCGCCGGAGGGAGAAGTTTACGTCGGGATAGAATCGCCCAAGGGCGAGATCGGATACTATATAGTATCCGACGGATCTCCGAATCCCTACCGGATGAGAGTTCGTCCGCCCAGCTTTATCAATCTGGCGGCTCTGCCAAAGATGTGCGAGGGCGGTTACGTGGCCGATGTTATCGCCAACATCGGATCTGTCGATATCGTTTTGGGAGAGGTGGATCGCTGATGATCTTGAGTGATGATTCAGTTGACGCGATAAAAAAGACTACCGCGCGGTATCCTCACAGGAAATCGGCAATATTGCCGGGTCTGACGATCGCGTACCGCCAGGTCGGTCATCTCAACGAAGACCTCTATGGAGAAGTGGCCGAAGTCATCGGTGTCTCCAAAAACGAGGTTGCCTCGGCCGCGACTTTTTATACCATGTTC contains the following coding sequences:
- the nuoD gene encoding NADH dehydrogenase (quinone) subunit D yields the protein MTLNMGPQHPATHGVLRVVLELDGEIVVKAYPVIGYLHTGIEKTAEAKHYHKVVPLTDRMDYLAPMSNNLGYCLAVEKLLDCEIPPKAQWARVCLAELTRINSHLVWLGTHALDIGAMSMALYAFREREHILGIYELVSGQRMMSSYFRIGGLMKDLPKNFNEEVQKVIDLIPSRIREYEDLLTENRIFRNRTIGVGKLTKEDAMTYSLTGPMIRGCGIPYDLRKAIPYSSYDKFDFEIPTREEGDVFARYQVRVEEMYQSLRITQQAIDGMPEGDFRANVPGVVLPPKDKVLTEMEALIFHFKIITEGFHPPEGEVYVGIESPKGEIGYYIVSDGSPNPYRMRVRPPSFINLAALPKMCEGGYVADVIANIGSVDIVLGEVDR